The following are encoded in a window of Arthrobacter antioxidans genomic DNA:
- a CDS encoding ribonuclease J, with product MSDAAGVGPAARALPPALEQGTLRIVPLGGLGEIGRNMAVFEISGKLLIVDCGVLFPEETQPGVDLILPDFSFIEDRLDDVVGLVLTHGHEDHIGAVPYLLRLKADIPLVGSQLTLALVEAKLQEHRIRPYTLTVSEGQIEQLGPFECEFVAVNHSIPDALAVFIRTAAGNVLHTGDFKMDQLPLDGRITDLRAFARLGEEGVDLLMVDSTNADVPGFTTAEREIGPVLENLFGQVRKRIIVASFSSHVHRVQQVLDAAHAHGRFVCFAGRSMVRNMAIAARLGYLKVPDGILVDIKNVDDLPDDRVVLMSTGSQGEPMAALSRMANGDHRITVGKGDTVILASSLIPGNENAVYRVINGLLKLGADVIHKGNAKVHVSGHAAAGELLYCYNILRPRNVMPVHGETRHLIANGKLAQQTGVPASNVLLTEDGSVIDLVDGRARVVGAVECGYVYVDGSSVGGITDADLKDRRTLGEEGFISIITVVNRSTGTIVSGPDIHARGFAEDDAVFDEIRPKIARALEEAVTNTPDHTTYQLQQVVRRIVGTWVNRGYRRRPMIIPVVLEA from the coding sequence ATGAGCGACGCGGCCGGCGTCGGTCCCGCCGCGAGGGCCCTGCCCCCGGCGCTGGAGCAGGGCACGCTGCGGATCGTGCCGCTCGGCGGCCTGGGGGAGATCGGCCGCAACATGGCGGTGTTCGAGATCAGCGGCAAGCTCCTGATCGTCGACTGCGGCGTGCTCTTCCCCGAGGAGACGCAGCCCGGCGTGGACCTGATCCTGCCGGACTTCTCCTTCATCGAGGACCGGCTCGACGACGTCGTCGGCCTGGTGCTCACCCACGGCCACGAGGACCATATCGGGGCGGTGCCCTATCTCCTGCGCCTGAAGGCCGACATCCCCCTCGTCGGCTCGCAGCTGACCCTCGCCCTCGTCGAGGCGAAGCTGCAGGAACACCGGATCCGCCCCTACACCCTCACCGTGTCCGAGGGGCAGATCGAGCAGCTCGGCCCGTTCGAGTGCGAGTTCGTCGCCGTCAACCATTCGATCCCGGACGCCCTCGCGGTGTTCATCCGGACCGCGGCCGGCAACGTCCTGCACACGGGCGACTTCAAGATGGACCAGCTGCCGCTCGACGGGCGGATCACCGACCTGCGGGCGTTCGCGCGCCTCGGCGAGGAGGGCGTGGACCTCCTCATGGTCGACTCCACGAACGCCGACGTCCCGGGCTTCACGACGGCGGAGCGGGAGATCGGCCCGGTGCTCGAGAACCTCTTCGGGCAGGTCCGGAAGCGCATCATCGTCGCCTCCTTCTCCTCCCATGTGCACCGGGTCCAGCAGGTCCTCGACGCCGCCCACGCCCACGGCCGGTTCGTCTGCTTCGCGGGCCGGTCGATGGTGCGCAACATGGCGATCGCCGCGAGGCTCGGCTACCTGAAGGTGCCGGACGGCATCCTGGTGGACATCAAGAACGTCGACGACCTGCCGGACGACCGCGTGGTCCTCATGTCCACCGGCTCGCAGGGCGAACCCATGGCGGCGCTGTCCCGCATGGCCAACGGCGACCACCGCATCACCGTGGGCAAGGGCGACACGGTGATCCTGGCGTCCTCGCTCATCCCCGGCAACGAGAACGCCGTGTACCGCGTGATCAACGGGCTCCTGAAGCTCGGCGCCGACGTGATCCACAAGGGCAACGCGAAGGTGCACGTGTCCGGCCACGCCGCGGCCGGCGAGCTCCTCTACTGCTACAACATCCTCAGGCCGCGGAACGTCATGCCCGTGCACGGCGAGACCCGGCACCTCATCGCCAACGGGAAGCTGGCGCAGCAGACGGGCGTCCCGGCGTCGAACGTCCTGCTCACCGAGGACGGCTCGGTCATCGACCTCGTGGACGGCAGGGCCCGCGTGGTGGGAGCCGTCGAGTGCGGCTACGTGTACGTGGACGGCTCCAGCGTGGGCGGGATCACCGACGCCGACCTCAAGGACCGACGGACCCTCGGCGAGGAGGGGTTCATCTCGATCATCACCGTGGTGAACCGCAGCACCGGCACGATCGTGTCCGGACCGGACATCCACGCGCGCGGGTTCGCCGAGGACGACGCCGTGTTCGACGAGATCAGGCCGAAGATCGCCCGGGCCCTCGAGGAGGCCGTGACGAACACGCCGGACCACACGACGTACCAGCTGCAGCAGGTCGTCCGGCGCATCGTCGGCACCTGGGTCAACCGGGGCTACCGACGGCGCCCGATGATCATCCCGGTGGTCCTGGAGGCCTGA